In Remersonia thermophila strain ATCC 22073 chromosome 3, whole genome shotgun sequence, the following proteins share a genomic window:
- a CDS encoding 60S ribosomal protein uL15 yields the protein MPTRFSKTRKHRGHVSAGKGRVGKHRKHPGGRGMAGGQHHHRTNLDKYHPGYFGKVGMRHFHLLRNHYWAPSINVDKLWSLVPLETRDQYLSGAKADTAPVIDLLSHGYAKLLGKGRLPEIPLVVRARYVSAEAERKVKEAGGVIELIA from the exons ATG CCTACCCGGTTTTCCAAGACACGAAAGCACCGCGGCCAT GTGTCCGCCGGCAAGGG TCGCGTCGGCAAGCACAGGAAGCACCCGGGTGGTCGCGGTATGGCCGGTGGTCAG caccaccaccgcaccAACCTCGATAAGT ACCACCCCGGTTACTTCGGCAAGGTCGGCATGAGGC ActtccacctcctccgcaacCACTACTGGGCTCCCTCTATCAACGTTGACAAGCT CTGGTCCCTCGTCCCCCTCGAGACTCGCGACCAGTACCTCAgcggcgccaaggccgacACCGCCCCCGTCATCGACCTCCTCTCCCACGGCTAcgccaagctcctcggcAAGG GCCGTCTGCCAGAGATCCCGCTGGTCGTCCGGGCGCGGTACGtgagcgccgaggcggagcgcaaGGTGAAGGAGGCGGGTGGCGTTATCGAGCTCATTGCTTAA